One region of Coregonus clupeaformis isolate EN_2021a chromosome 31, ASM2061545v1, whole genome shotgun sequence genomic DNA includes:
- the si:zfos-1056e6.1 gene encoding uncharacterized protein si:zfos-1056e6.1 isoform X2, translating into MTNISCDNSQSLSKAWIALRRLDENDDRVIALQEITIPKGMEATTVKQIITHSFGLNSANVTQTFKIRNHKGCLIPFNSSIPVNSKHMPYVLEVATIFQHVIPKPRSIAMTVINKSMRTRLQSVVRREIELMNQQLRFLHKRMQMADSHSWMGMFIRTPMW; encoded by the exons ATGACAAATATCAGTTGTGATAATTCGCAAAGTTTATCAAAAGCTTGGATTGCACTGAGGAGACTTGATGAAAACG atgacagagtcattgcattgCAAGAGATCACCATTCCAAAGGGAATGGAGGCCACTACAGTTAAACAG aTCATAACACATTCGTTTGGATTGAATTCTGCTAATGTGACACAGACATTTAAG ATAAGAAACCACAAGGGCTGTCTGATTCCATTCAACAGCTCTATACCTGTGAACAGCAAGCACAT GCCATATGTGCTGGAAGTGGCAACAATCTTTCAGCATG TCATTCCAAAACCAAGGTCCATTGCCATGACAGTAATCAATAAAAGTATGCGAACAAGACTACAGAGTGTTGTTAGAAGG gAAATAGAGTTGATGAACCAACAGTTGAGATTTCTTCATAAAAGAATGCAG ATGGCTGATTCTCACAGCTGGATGGGGATGTTCATCAGAACCCCTATGTGGTAG
- the hltf gene encoding helicase-like transcription factor: MQSRRWFGGAGFSFADDPVTETLSQAIRGTGEELDREPDAGVLFGSLHGSVVGLRYYTGVVNKGEMVSLVRQPQNPFDRNAVMVANVYGSQVGHIKRELAASLANIMDNNFARVEGVVPFRVNNQFTMPVVLSFWGREENRDAVVRQLTSRGFKLQTGPTVGKSIMRVDGSRDPPRKTVLLTAEELKNAFDNLFENLMEDKNGEREAAEAVCTPLLPHQKQALSWMCVCENNTALPPFWEDKGGLFYNTLTHSSVRERPLRVRGGILADDMGLGKTLTTIALILSNFHHGKPLCEPEKSSPEPKAYTTARKTPEGKSGDGDQAEASGAPAGHSPCKRASQAVPQVLCVDMVEEDVVVVEDGDEDWVPEQKAKGRPQGGKSKATPTKKAAKTKGKAVSTSKKGGAVLEDLDFAAALSGLTQGAPQKKRVGKGKSVVAPVEASSSQSTDDPAARATLIICPVSVLSNWLDQLEQHVRADVKLNVYLYYGSERNRDTHFLSSQHVVLTTYNVLAADHSGSASPLHAVSWLRVVLDEGHVIRNPNAQQSKAVLNLNTQRRWILSGTPIQNNLRDLWMLVAFLRLKPFDVREWWNRVIQRPVTQGDKTGLQNLQALVKCITLRRTKTSRVCGRPLVSLPERSVRIEEVELTQKEREEYELARTEGRTTISRYVAEGTVLRNYADVLAILVRLRQFCCHPDLLGKTTTYTGVVAVTPAELRERLIVKLRLVLGTGSDEECAVCLDSVRLPVITHCAHVYCRPCIAEVIRSEQEQARCPLCRSQIKASELVEFPQEEEEEESNLLENWRSSSKVDALMSSLLRLRSEDDSIRSLVVSQFTRFLTLLEIPLREEGFKFVRLDGTMSQKRRAQVIQEFQSDAPGSPLIMLLSLKSGGVGINLSAASRVFLMDPAWNPAAEDQCVDRCHRLGQKRDVVITKFIVKGSVEENMVKIQRQKQDLVEKAFGTKNPSERKTSRVDEIRALMEL, from the exons ATGCAGTCCAGGCGGTGGTTTGGTGGGGCTGGGTTTAGCTTTGCAGATGACCCAGTCACGGAGACGTTGTCCCAGGCCATCCGAGGCACAGGAGAAGAGCTGGACCGAGAGCCAGACGCCGGGGTGCTGTTTGGCAGCCTACATGGGAGCGTGGTAGGCCTCCGGTATTATACCGGCGTG GTGAACAAAGGGGAGATGGTGTCTCTGGTGCGTCAGCCTCAGAACCCGTTCGACCGTAACGCGGTGATGGTGGCAAACGTCTATGGCAGTCAGGTGGGGCACATCAAACGAGAGCTAGCTGCATCGTTGGCTAACATCATGGACAACAACTTCGCCAGGGTGGAAGG ggtggTGCCGTTCAGAGTGAACAACCAGTTCACCATGCCTGTAGTTCTATCcttctgggggagagaggagaacagagatgcAGTGGTGAGGCAGCTAACTTCACGCGGATTCAAACTGCAGACTGGgcctacag ttggGAAAAGTATCATGCGTGTAGACGGTTCCAGAGATCCGCCCAGGAAGACTGTCCTACTGACTGCAGAAGAG TTGAAGAATGCATTTGACAATTTATTTGAAAACCTAATGGAGGAtaagaatggagagagggaggcagcggAG GCGGTGTGTACTCCGCTGCTGCCCCACCAGAAGCAGGCTCTgagctggatgtgtgtgtgtgagaacaaCACGGCGCTACCCCCCTTCTGGGAGGATAAGGGGGGGCTGTtctataacacactcacacactcctctGTTAGAGAGAGACCACTGAGGGTCCGGGGGGGCATACTGGCTGACGACATGGGACTG GGGAAAACGTTGACCACCATCGCTCTGATCCTCTCCAACTTCCACCACGGGAAGCCTCTGTGTGAACCG GAGAAGTCTTCCCCTGAGCCAAAGGCCTATACCACCGCAAGGAAAACCCCTGAAG GGAAGAGTGGAGATGGGGATCAGGCAGAAGCGTCCGGGGCTCCCGCTGGCCACTCCCCTTGTAAGAG agccAGTCAGGCTGTACCCCAGGTGTTGTGTGTGGACATGGTGGAGGAGGATGTAGTGGTAGTGGAGGATGGGGACGAGGACTGGGTGCCTGAACAGAAAG CAAAGGGAAGGCCACAGGGAGGCAAATCCAAGGCCACCCCAACAAAGAAAG CTGCTAAGACCAAAGGGAAAGCAGTCAGCACCTCAAAGAAAG gggGTGCTGTGTTGGAGGACCTGGACTTTGCAGCAGCTCTGAGTGGGTTAACACAGGGAGCTCCTCAGAAGAAGCGTGTCG ggaaaGGTAAAAGTGTAGTTGCGCCGGTAGAAGCTTCCTCCTCCCAAAGCACAGACGACCCAGCAGCCAGAGCCACTCTCATCATCTGCCCCGTATCAGTACTCAGCAACTGGCTG GACCAGTTGGAGCAGCATGTGCGAGCGGACGTCAAGCTGAATGTGTATCTGTACTACGGCTCGGAACGCAACAGGGACACACACTTCCTGTCCTCACAGCACGTGGTCCTCACCACCTACAACGTGCTTGCTGCTGACCACTCG ggcAGTGCTAGTCCCCTCCATGCAGTGAGCTGGCTGAGAGTGGTCTTGGACGAGGGCCATGTTATCAGAAACCCAAATGCCCAGCAGAGCAAGGCCGTACTCAACCTAAACACACAGAGACGCTGGATACTCTCAG GCACTCCCATCCAAAACAACCTGAGGGATCTGTGGATGCTGGTGGCGTTTCTGCGTCTGAAGCCGTTTGACGTCAGAGAGTGGTGGAACAGAGTCATACAGAGACCTGTCACACAGGGGGACAAGACCGGCCTGCA GAACCTGCAGGCGCTAGTGAAATGTATCACGCTGCGTCGTACGAAGACCAGCCGTGTGTGTGGTCGGCCTCTGGTCTCTCTGCCAGAGAGGAGCGTCAGAATAGAGGAAGTGGAGCTGAcacagaaggagagggaggaatacGAGCTGGCACGCACAGAGGGACGCACCACCATTAGCAG gtacGTTGCAGAGGGGACCGTCCTCAGGAACTATGCAGATGTTCTGGCTATCCTGGTCAGGCTGAGACAGTTCTGCTGCCATCCTGACCTACTGGGCAAGACAACTACATACACAG gTGTGGTAGCTGTGACTCCTGCAGAGTTGAGAGAGCGTCTGATAGTGAAGCTGAGGCTGGTGCTGGGCACTGGCTCTGATGAGGAGTGTGCTGTGTGTCTGGACTCTGTCCGTCTGCCCGTCATCACACACTGTGCACACGTCTACTGCAGACCCTGCATCGCAGAAGTCATACGCAGCGAGCAG gagcagGCGCGGTGCCCCCTGTGCAGAAGCCAGATCAAGGCCAGTGAGCTGGTGGAGTTTcctcaggaggaagaggaggaggagagcaacCTCTTGGAGAACTGGAGGAGCAGctccaag GTGGATGCTCTAATGTCTAGTCTGCTCAGACTGCGCAGTGAGGACGACAGCATCAGGAGTCTGGTTGTCTCTCAGTTCACACGCTTCCTCACTCTACTGGAGATCccactcag gGAGGAAGGTTTCAAGTTTGTGCGTCTGGACGGCACTATGAGCCAGAAGAGGCGGGCTCAGGTCATCCAGGAGTTCCAGAGTGACGCCCCTGGCAGCCCATTGATCATGCTGCTGTCACTCAAATCTGGAGGGGTGGGGATAAACCTCAGCGCTGCCTCCCGTGTCTTCCTCATGGACCCA GCATGGAACCCAGCAGCAGAGGACCAGTGTGTGGATCGGTGTCACCGCCTCGGCCAGAAGAGAGACGTTGTCATCACTAAG ttcatAGTGAAGGGCTCCGTGGAGGAGAACATGGTGAAGATTCAGAGGCAGAAGCAGGATCTGGTGGAGAAGGCTTTTGGCACCAAGAACCCCAGTGAGAGGAAGACGTCGCGTGTTGATGAAATCCGAGCCCTGATGGAGCTGTAG
- the si:zfos-1056e6.1 gene encoding uncharacterized protein si:zfos-1056e6.1 isoform X3, whose translation MEATTVKQIITHSFGLNSANVTQTFKIRNHKGCLIPFNSSIPVNSKHMPYVLEVATIFQHVIPKPRSIAMTVINKSMRTRLQSVVRRIVRLEELFPQIKLRRHEKIYQEIELMNQQLRFLHKRMQMADSHSWMGMFIRTPMW comes from the exons ATGGAGGCCACTACAGTTAAACAG aTCATAACACATTCGTTTGGATTGAATTCTGCTAATGTGACACAGACATTTAAG ATAAGAAACCACAAGGGCTGTCTGATTCCATTCAACAGCTCTATACCTGTGAACAGCAAGCACAT GCCATATGTGCTGGAAGTGGCAACAATCTTTCAGCATG TCATTCCAAAACCAAGGTCCATTGCCATGACAGTAATCAATAAAAGTATGCGAACAAGACTACAGAGTGTTGTTAGAAGG atAGTGAGACTTGAAGAACTGTTTCCTCAGATTAAATTAAGACGTCATGAGAAAATTTATCAG gAAATAGAGTTGATGAACCAACAGTTGAGATTTCTTCATAAAAGAATGCAG ATGGCTGATTCTCACAGCTGGATGGGGATGTTCATCAGAACCCCTATGTGGTAG
- the LOC121547598 gene encoding solute carrier family 2, facilitated glucose transporter member 11-like: MNVREDDDTETETDRPAGNSRTLALTVCSAAIGGTFQYGYNLSIINAPTSHIQRFINDTYWERWGTGLDTSQVTLLWTVIVSAYSLGGLTGALLAGPMAVRCGRKNSLLLNNSFLFLGAVLALTSRAARSVEMIILARLLAGVNAGVSMNVQPMYFGESAPKHLRGAVAFSSAVFTAFGIFLGQVVGLTELLGTEPLWPYLLASNALPGLLQLLTLPWFPESPRYLLMDRGNKEACARALGRFRGGADFSLEMEEMLQEQADTGGATAKSQTPWDLFSNRSLHPQLRTVMAASSAMMLCGNDSIYFYASYIFLAAGIPVEKVQYVSIGTGACEFTASAVCNLLIERVGRKMLLSGGYALMAVWALVFTLALTLQGYSVPGMPYLSMACVFCYILSFGMGPAGVTGILPAEIFDQTARPAAYMVAGSLMWINLLIVGMAFPFIVSYLDAFCFIPFCCVCVAASLFVGLTLPETKGRTLAEITAAFDRRNPLKKCPVKQGAEPMKKHYQLGKALSLTTLDPEPLSLTALDPEPLSLTAPDPEPLSLTAPDPEPLSLTA; the protein is encoded by the coding sequence ATGAATGTTAGAGAGGATGATgacacagaaacagagacagatagGCCAGCAGGCAATTCCAGAACCCTGGCCCTGACGGTGTGCTCCGCTGCCATCGGTGGCACCTTCCAGTACGGCTACAACCTCTCCATCATCAACGCCCCCACCAGCCACATCCAGAGGTTCATCAATGACACATACTGGGAGCGCTGGGGAACCGGCCTGGACACCTCCCAGGTGACCCTGCTGTGGACCGTGATCGTGTCTGCCTACTCCCTGGGTGGCCTGACCGGGGCTCTTCTGGCAGGACCCATGGCTGTCCGCTGTGGCAGAAAGAACTCACTACTTCTCAATAACTCTTTCTTGTTCCTTGGTGCAGTCCTCGCCCTTACCAGCAGGGCGGCGAGGTCCGTTGAGATGATTATTCTCGCCCGCCTGCTAGCAGGGGTCAACGCTGGGGTGAGCATGAACGTCCAGCCCATGTATTTCGGAGAGAGCGCCCCCAAACACCTGCGTGGCGCTGTGGCCTTCTCCTCGGCCGTGTTCACTGCGTTCGGGATCTTCCTGGGCCAGGTGGTGGGTCTGACGGAGCTGTTGGGTACCGAGCCCCTCTGGCCCTACCTCCTGGCCAGCAACGCCCTCCCAGGCCTCCTCCAGCTACTCACCCTGCCCTGGTTCCCTGAGAGCCCCCGCTACCTGCTCATGGACCGGGGAAACAAGGAGGCGTGCGCCCGGGCTCTGGGAAGGTTCCGTGGTGGGGCCGACTTCAGcctggagatggaggagatgctGCAGGAGCAGGCTGACACCGGCGGGGCCACAGCCAAGAGTCAGACCCCCTGGGACCTGTTCTCCAACCGCTCCCTCCACCCTCAGCTACGCACTGTCATGGCTGCTAGCAGCGCCATGATGCTGTGTGGTAACGACTCCATCTACTTCTATGCCTCGTACATCTTCTTAGCAGCAGGGATCCCTGTGGAGAAGGTCCAGTATGTGTCTATCGGCACGGGGGCCTGCGAGTTCACTGCTTCCGCCGTGTGTAACCTGCTGATTGAGCGTGTGGGCCGCAAGATGCTCCTCAGTGGTGGATACGCCCTGATGGCGGTCTGGGCGCTGGTCTTCACCCTGGCCCTGACTCTCCAGGGCTACTCTGTCCCAGGGATGCCCTATCTCAGCATGGCCTGTGTGTTCTGCTATATCCTCAGCTTCGGTATGGGCCCTGCCGGGGTGACGGGAATCTTGCCTGCTGAGATCTTTGACCAGACAGCTCGGCCCGCGGCCTACATGGTGGCTGGGTCCCTCATGTGGATCAACCTCTTGATAGTAGGCATGGCTTTTCCGTTCATAGTGAGTTACCTCGATGCGTTCTGCTTCATCCCATTCTGTTGCGTCTGTGTGGCGGCCTCTCTGTTTGTGGGCCTCACACTGCCCGAGACCAAGGGCAGGACACTGGCTGAGATCACAGCAGCGTTTGATAGGAGGAATCCTTTGAAGAAGTGCCCAGTGAAGCAGGGGGCTGAGCCCATGAAGAAGCATTATCAGCTGGgtaaagctctctctctcaccaccctaGACCCAgagcccctctctctcaccgccCTAGACCCAgagcccctctctctcaccgccCCAGACCCAgagcccctctctctcaccgccCCAGACCCAgagcccctctctctcaccgccTAG
- the si:zfos-1056e6.1 gene encoding uncharacterized protein si:zfos-1056e6.1 isoform X1 produces MTNISCDNSQSLSKAWIALRRLDENDDRVIALQEITIPKGMEATTVKQIITHSFGLNSANVTQTFKIRNHKGCLIPFNSSIPVNSKHMPYVLEVATIFQHVIPKPRSIAMTVINKSMRTRLQSVVRRIVRLEELFPQIKLRRHEKIYQEIELMNQQLRFLHKRMQMADSHSWMGMFIRTPMW; encoded by the exons ATGACAAATATCAGTTGTGATAATTCGCAAAGTTTATCAAAAGCTTGGATTGCACTGAGGAGACTTGATGAAAACG atgacagagtcattgcattgCAAGAGATCACCATTCCAAAGGGAATGGAGGCCACTACAGTTAAACAG aTCATAACACATTCGTTTGGATTGAATTCTGCTAATGTGACACAGACATTTAAG ATAAGAAACCACAAGGGCTGTCTGATTCCATTCAACAGCTCTATACCTGTGAACAGCAAGCACAT GCCATATGTGCTGGAAGTGGCAACAATCTTTCAGCATG TCATTCCAAAACCAAGGTCCATTGCCATGACAGTAATCAATAAAAGTATGCGAACAAGACTACAGAGTGTTGTTAGAAGG atAGTGAGACTTGAAGAACTGTTTCCTCAGATTAAATTAAGACGTCATGAGAAAATTTATCAG gAAATAGAGTTGATGAACCAACAGTTGAGATTTCTTCATAAAAGAATGCAG ATGGCTGATTCTCACAGCTGGATGGGGATGTTCATCAGAACCCCTATGTGGTAG